CGCCTAGCTTTAGGCTTACTCTTGCTGCTGGCGTCCAAGCTGGCTCACGCCCAGACTGAGGGCACCCTAGCCGCTTACCAAACCATTGTGTGCCCTGGGGAGCGCACCACCATCTCCGTATCGGTTAACAGCAACGTTACCGTTGCCGGGGCCGTTGCTGTCACCAACGGGTCCGCCACCTTTCCGGTAAAAAGTGGGAGCGTTATCAGTTGTGACGTGACGTGGCAGGATAAAGCTGAACAAGGAACGCTCGTTTTTAAACTTAAAAAAGAAGTTAGCAGCAATACTTTCACTTATCCGGATTCCCCGCCCGCCACCGTGAACATCAAGTCAGTGCGGGACCAGACGCCGGGACTGATAAACGGGGTGTCAAGTTTGAACGTGCCCCTGTGCCCCGGTGGTCAGCCTATCACCTTCACCATCGCCCAAGAGTACTTCAAAGCAGTGCCCTCCTTGGCCATCACCGATTACGTGTGGCAGGTGCCTGCCGGCTGGCAAGTGGTCAACCCGCAAACCAGCGCCGCCTTTCCGGGAGCCTACCTCAGCGGGCGCAGCATTAGCGCCATTCCCCCGGCGGGCACGACCGGTGGCCTTGTGCAGGCCTACCAATACAGCAAAGCCTGCAACGAAAACAGCTTTTTCAATAACGCGCCGGGCACGCTCGTGAGTTTTCCGCGCCAATTGGTCATCTTCCGGCCCCAGCCCGCCGTTACTGGCGTCACGCCTTCGCGAAACCCACTCACCTGCGGCGACCAGCGCCCGTTCACGCTAACCGCAGTAGTCAATCAGCCAGGAGTCGACTTTTTCACTTAGACGCTGCCCCAAGGCTGGGCTTTTGCACCCGGCGCTGCCACCAATACGGCCACGATAACCGTGGTGCCCACGGGCACGGGCCCGATTGGGGGAGGCTCTAATTTCTCCGGCTCAGTTACGGCGCGATACACCTGCGCTTCCTTAACGACGCAGCCGTACACTTATTCTGTCAGTTACAGCAACCAGGTAGCCCAGCCCACGCTCACCGTGCCCCTGGCCACCGGCAACCCGCCGCTGTTCTGCTACGGCGATACCTTGTCGGTTTCGGCCACCGGGCCGGGGGGCGCGCAGTTCACGTGGAGTGGCCCGGCCGGCGTTAGCTTCACCCCGGCCGTGAGCGGGCCGGGCCAGCGGGTGCAGGTGCAGCTGCCCGGCAGCAACTTCGGCGACGGCGACATCACCGTGCGCGTGACGGCCGGCAACCCGGCCCTGGGCTGCCAGGCCAGCGTGCCCGCCACCCAGAAAATCGTGCTCCACCGCGCCCCGCTCACCTACGCCACCAACCCCGTGCGGCTGCAAGTGGGCTCCGACACCGGCTATAACAACGGCGCCCCGCCCTCCGACTACCCCGGGGCGCCCTCCTACCTGCCGGTGCAGTGCAACACGCCCACCTACCTGCGCCTCTACGGCCAGCTGCTGGATTACTATGGCTTTCCCGTCAGCAACTTCCGCTGGAACGTGGACGGCCGCGAGCCCGCCAACTCGGCCAATCAGTTCACGGTGCTCACGCCCATCGGCACCAGCCAAGGCAGCCAAGTGTGCCTGATTATCACGAACCGCTGCGGCGCCGACGAGTACTACTGCTGGCAGATTCCCATCTACGGCGACTGCAGCGGCGGGGGCGGCCCCATCGAGCCCGAGCCCTGCGTGGAGTGCGGCCGCCAGGCGCCCACCGCCGCCTACCCCAACCCGGCCGATGCCGACCTGACCGTGCCGGTGCCCGCCGGGGCCTACGGCGCGGTGCGCCTGCTCAACGCCCAGGGCCGGCCGGTGCGCCAGGCGCCCGCCCACGGCAGCCGCGTGGTGTTCGACGTGCGCGCCCTGCCCAACGGCCTTTACTACCTGGAAGTGCCCTCGGCCGGCGCGGCCCCAAGCCGCCAGCAAGTGCAAGTGCAGCACTAAGGCCGGTTCGGTATGAGAAGACCCGCTCTCGGGCAAGCAAAAGCCCTGGCTGCCAAGTCAGGGCTTTTGCTTGTGGGGCTGTTGGGCCGAGCCGGGCAGCACGCCTACAGCGCCGGCTTCACATCCAAAACAAAGCTGTGGCTGCCCGCAAGCCCATTGGCCGAAAGCCCTTGCAGCACCACGAGGAAGCGGCCGGCCTGGTCGCCGGTGTAGAACTCCACGGGTTTGGTCTCGGCGCCGGTTAAGGTGAGGTTGGGGTTCCAGTAAAGGAGGTTGCGCAGGTCGGGCAGGCGGCTGGTTTTTTCGGCGGCGGTTTCGTAGCGCGGGGCGTAGAACTCGCGCTGGCGCTGCACGCCCTCGTACTGCTGCACCAGGGCGCGGGCGTCGGGCTGGTAGCCTTCCAGGTCGCCTTTGTAGGTGGTCAGGCTCATCAGGCCGTTGTAGATGGCCGCGCCGTGCAGGTAGCGGCTGTCAATCACCTCCAGTTTCTGCACCTTGAGCGGGTTGATGGCCATGACTTTGTTCATGTCGAACACCGGCACGCCGTCCAGCAGCACCATGGGGTTCTTTTCCAGCAGCACTTTATTGGCCCGGTCGGTCACCAGCAGGTGGAAGCCGTCTTTGCGGATGCGCACCACCACGCCCGGCACGTACTCGCGCAGCACCTCCTCCATCACCTTGAAGCGGGTGTACTTGTCGAGCAAATACGACTCGTCGGCCCGCCCGAAAAACGCGGTGCTGTCCACCGGCTGGGCAGGCGCATACCGCCGATACCGGTCGGTGAACACGCGCTGTACCTGGGCCTGCAGGTGCCGCCGGGCGTAGTCCTGCTCAAAGGCGGGCATCAGGCCGAAGGCCGGCAGCGCCGCCGTGGCGTAGCGTGTCGAGAACGGGTCGAGCAGCGCGATGCGGCTGGTGCTGTCCTGCTCCGGGTCGGCCTGCACCACGATGTCGTGCGGGCCCACCGGGGCGGGCAGCTCAAAGCGCAGGCGGCCGTCGGCGGAGCTCTCGGCGTTGGTGAGGCGCAGCAGGCGGCTGGGCGAGGCCAGGTAGGCCGTGACGCCGGCCCTGGCCACGGGCCGGCCATTTTGGGTGAGCTGACCGGTCACCACGGGGCCGTAGGGCTCGGGCAGGAAGGCGAGGGCCGGCGGTTTGGGCGCCAGCACGTCTTCCCAGCGCCAGCGGCTCCAGCCCTGGGTCAGCATCAGGTTGTCGGCGGCGGCGCGGGCGGCGGGGTCGGTTTCACGGAAATAATAGCCGGCATCTTCCACGTCGCCCTTCAGGTCGGCGGCCAGCCACAGGTACTCTTCGATGGAGGCCGGGCGAGTGGTATTGAGCGAGTCGAGCTGGTACACGGCCATCGAGAGGCTGGCGGTTTCGGGCGCGGCCTGGCCGGGGGCGGCCAGCTGCACCTGCACTTTTTCGCGCAGCCCATACTGCGCCTTATCGGCGCGGGCACTCAGGGCCAGGTGGCGGGTCGGCGGCCGGAAGTAGAGCCGCTCGCACACCGGCCGGCGGTCGGCCGTGAACAGCGTGAGGTGCGAGACGCCCTCCAGCAGCTGGCTTTTGTCGAAGGTATAAGTCGCCTGTCCATCTGCCAGGGCCAGGCGATGGGTGAGCGCCACCTGCTGCCGCGAATGGCCCAGCAGATACAGCGTTTCGGGCTGGCGGCTGCTGGCGCTCACCGTGAGGGTAAGCTGGGTGGGGCTGGTTTCTTCCAGCCGCAGCACGTAGCCGCTGTCGTAGGGGCGGGGCAGCGGGCGCGTGAGGGCCGTGGCTCGGCCGTTGCCGAGCGTGAGCACGGCCGTGTAGGGCTGCTGGCCTTCGGCGGGGGTGAAGGCGAAGCGGCCCATGCCCCGGTGCTGCGTGGCAAAAGTGGCCACCACGCGGCCCTTGCTGTCGAGCACGCGGCCCTCGGCGGGCACGCCCCGGCCGGCCCGGTCGGTTACCTTAACTGCCACCTGGCTGCGCAGGCCGCGCACCAGGTTGCCGCCCTCCGGAAAAAAACGAGCCTCGTAAGCCGCCGAGTCCTTGCCCGTGGAGCCCGACGCCGTGGCGGTGTTGATGACCGTTACGGCCGTTTGGAAGTAGGTATCGGGGCCGAAGTTCTGCATCCAGCTGGTGTAGGCGCGCACCTGGTAGGTGCCGGCGGGCAGCGAAGTCGGCAACGGAAAGGCCCCCTGTCCCACGGCGTTTTTCAGGCCCACTTTGGCTTGCAGCACGGGGCGGTGGCTGGCGTCGAGCACTTCCACGTAGGCCACGCTGCTCAGCGTGAGCGGCCGGATGTGGGTGCCCTCGGCGGCGTACACCTTAAACCACATGGTTTCGCCGCTCAGGTACACTGGCCGGTCGAGGTGGAGGTAGAGCTTTTCGTGCGGGTCGCGCTGCTCAAACCGGCTCAGTTGGCCGGTGAGGCCGCCCAGTGAGTCGGCCTGGGCGCGGGCGGGCGCGGTGGCCAGCAGCCCCAGCGCCGGCGCCAGCAGGCCCGCCGCGGCGCGCCGGATAGAAGTTGAGTCCCACATAATCAACCGCATATAAAGAGAAAGGAGAAACAGGTTGTAATACACTTCAGGCTCGCGCTAGGGCCAGAACGAGGGTTTCACGGTGCTGCCGTAGAGGCGGCAGTCCACGCACCGGCGGTCCACGCCCAGCACGCCGCCGCCACCATAGGCCAGGGGCACGTTGTAGGGGCCGCCGAAATAGGCGATATACAGCCTAGGGTCTCTGATGGTGTCGGGCACGCAATTGTCGTAGCCGCTGGAAATGCGCCAGTCGTTGGGTAAGTCGAGGTAGCGAATGAAGAGGCGCTGCTGCTCCACGGAGTGCACGCCCACGAAGCCCAGGGCCAGGTCCTTCTCGTCGGTGAGGCAGCGCACGTTGCCGGCCAGCTGCACGGGCTGGGGGTCGAAGAGGGTGCCGATGTTTTCGGTGTTTTTCTTCAGCAGCTCCCAGTAGCGGTACTCGGCCTCGGACTGGGCCGACTGGGTGACCAGAATGCTGTAGAGGTGGCGCAAGCGGCTGCTGGTGGTCGGCAGCTCACGCACCACGTAGTCGCGCACGGCGTTCTGGCTCAGGCGCGTGGTGTTGACGAGCTTGATGTCGGTCGACTTTTCATTGCCCCAGCAAATAAGCGGAAACCGCGTCGTGATGGGAAACAGGCCGCCCGGGGGCATGGGGTCGAGGTTGCGGTATTCCAAGGAGGGAATGAGCACGGGAATGCTCTCCCAGGTTTCCTCGTAGTCCCAGCGGTAGAAGCGCGTGGCGGCCGGGTCATTGTTGTGGGTGCTGATGAGGAGCTTAAGGCCTTCGGGCGTGGCCCGCCAGGAGAAGTCGTCGATGCGCGGGGTGGTGTTGACGGCTTCAAAGCCGGACGCGTACTGCTGGCCATCCGCCGTGTTGATGCGCAGGCGATACTTGCGGGCGGGGTTGAGGGTGCGAATGGGCGATGTATAGGTGCCGGCGGGGCTTTCGGCGAGCGGGTAGCGCGCGCCGCCCTCTTCCTCGACGAAGACCGTGGCCTTGGTTTCCACCGGCGGGGCCGTCTTGGCCCCGATGGCGTAGGTGCGCGACAGCCGCACGGCGGTGGCGCCCTTGCTGTTGACGAAGCCGTCGACCACCAGGTAGCTCGGCGGGTTCTGGATGGCCTCCGGCAAATACGGGTCGGTGCACCCGCCCAGCAGAACCAGGCCTAATAGCACGGCAAACGGGATAGAAAGGAAGGAGGCGCGCATGTAAGAGGGCAAGTTGCAGGCGGTGGCCGAAAGAGTTGGGGTAGCGGGAAGAGCTATTCGCCGTTATGGCCAGAACGAGGGTTTCACGGTGGTGCCGTAGAGGCGGCAGTCCACGCAGCCCCGGTCGATGCTGAGCACGCCGCCGCTGCCGTAGGCCAGCGGCACGTTTTGGGGCCCGCCAAAAACAGCTTGGTATTGCTCCGGCTTTTTTATGGTGTCGGGCACGCAATTGTCGTAGCCGCTGGAAATGCGCCAGTCGTTGGGCAGGTCGGCATACCTGATGAAGAGGCGCTGCTGCTCCACGGAGTGCACGCCCACGAAGCCCAGGGCCAGGGCCTTCTCGTCGGTGAGGCAGCGCACGTTGCCGATGAGCTGCACGGGCTGGGGGTCGAAGAGGGTGCCGATGTTTTCGGTGTTCTTTTTCAGCAGCTCCCAGTAGCGGTACTCGGCCTCGGACTGGGCCGACTGGGTGACCAGAATGCTGTAGAGGTGGCGCAGCCGGCTGCTGGTCGTTGGCAGCTCACGCACCACGTAGTTGGATACGACATCCTGGGTCAGGCGCGTGGTGTTCACCAGCTTGATGTCGGTCGACTTCTCGTTGCCCCAGCAAATAAGCGGAAACCGCCCGCTGGCGCTAATAGGATAGAGGCCACCCGGCGGCTGAGGGTCCAGGTTGCGGTACTCCAGGGTCGGAATGAGCACGGGGATGCTTTCCCAGGTTTCCTCGTATTCCCAGCGGTAGAAGCGCGTGGCATTGGCCGCGTCGTGGGTGCTGATGAGTAGCTGGAGTCCATCGGAGGCGGCGCGCCACGAGAAGTCGTCGATGCGCGGGGTGTTGCGCACGGCTTCGAAGCCGGAGGCGTAGTCCTGGCCGCTTTGGGTGCGAATGGTGAGCCGGTACCGGCGGGCCGGGTTCAGGGTGCGGCTGGCCGAGGTGTAGGTGCCGCCCGGGCTTTCGGTGAGCGGGTAGCGCGGGCCGCCCTCTTCTTCCACAAACACCGTGGCCTTGGTTTCCACCGGCGGGGTCGTCTTGGCGCCGATGGCGTAGGTGCGCGAGAGCCGCACGGTGCTCACGCCCCGGCTGTTGACGAAGCCGTCGACCACCAGGTAGCTGGGCGGATTCTGCACGGCCTCCGGCAGGTACGGGTCGGTGCAGCCGCCCAGCAGCCACACCCCCCACAGCAGGGCCAGGCGAACGAAATGGGAAGGCTTCATATCAGAACTTGAAGTTGTAGGTGATGGTGGGGATGGGCGCGCCGAAAATGGACAGCTGGTACCCCTTGATTTGCCCGCCCGACGACCGGAAGTAGATGGAGTACGGGTTGCGCCGGCCGGTGAGGTTGTACACGCCCACCGTCCAGGAGCTGTGGGCCAGCTTCTTCACCTTGTGGCTGCCTTCGATGTTCAGGGCCAGGTCCACGCGGTAGTAGTCGGGCACGCGGTAGGCGTTGCGGTCGGAGTAGTACACGCGCAGGGCGTTGTTGATGTAGTACTTGGCTAGCGGCAGCGTAATGGGCCGGCCCGTGCTGTAGTTGAAGTTCAGCGAGGTGCTGAAGCGCCGGCTCAGGCGGTAGTTGCCCACCAGCGTCACGTCGTGGGGCTTGTCGAAGTTGCTGGGGTAGTAATTGCCGCCGTTTATCATGTCAGAAGTCACGGCCGTGTTCACTTGCACCAGGGAGCGCGAGTAGGTGTAGCTCACCCAGCCGTTGAGCTTGCCGGTGAGCTTCTTCACAAACACCTCCACGCCATAGGCCTTGCCCTGGGCGTTGATGATGTCGGTTTCGATGTGGGGGTTGAGCACCAGCGTGGCGCCGCTCTTGTAGTCCACAAAATCGCGCAGCGACTTGTAGTACGTTTCCACCGACGCCTCAATGGTATTGCCCTTGAAATTCCGGTAGTAACCCACCGACACCTGGTCGCCAATCTGCGGGCGAATGTTGGCGTCGCTCAGCTTCCAGATGTCGGTCGGCGACACCGAGGCCGTGTTGGTGAGCTGGTGAATGTACTGGCGGGTGCGGGTGTAGCTGGCCTTCACCGACGAGTTGTCGCTGAGCGAGTAGCGCGCCGACAGCCGGTATTCCGGGCCGTGGTAGGTGGCCAGCACCTTGTTGTTGGCGTAGCGCGCGGTGTCGGTAATGGAGGCTTCGGAGCGCGACTCGCCCGGCGCGTACCGGTACACGTCGCGCGGCCCCAGCGCCTGAAACAGCGAGTAGCGCAGCCCCACCGATACCGAAAAGCGGGCCGTTACGTCCCACCGGTCCGACACGTACAGGGCGCTTTCCAGGCCTTTTTCCTTGGCCAGCACCAGCGGCTTCACCCGCGAGGAGTCGCCCTGGGGCAGCAGGCTGCCGGGGTCCACGTCGTAGAGCTGCGAGCTGGCGCCGAAATCGATGGTGTGCCGCGAGTTGGGGTAGTAGCTGAAGTCGGCCCGCACGTTGGTCTGGTTGATGGCGTACTTCAGCTGCGAGGCCGTGAAGAGGTCGTTGGTGCTCGTCACGTCGTAGGCGTAGTGGCTGTAGGTGCCCGTAAGCACGCCGTAGAACTGGTTGGTGAAGTTGTGGCGCCACTTCAGGGTGGCCGTCTGGTTCACGTAGTGGTAAGTGGTGTCGTTGGCCAGCCGAAACCGGTCGGTGCTAAAATAGCCGGTGGCGTACACCGAGTTTTTCTCGTTGAACTCGTGGCTGAGGTGGGCCGTCACGTCGTAGAACGAAGCCGCGCTCTGCGAAAACTGCTTGTTCGGCAGCTGCTTCAGCAGCCAGTCGGAGTAGCTGGCCCGCCCGCTCACGATGAACGAGCTGCGGTCTTTCAGCAGCGGCCCTTCCAGCGTCACGCGGCTGGTGAGCGGCCCGATGCCGCCCGAGCCCGACAGCTTTTTCTTGTTGCCCTCGCGGGTGGTGATTTCCAGCACCGACGACAGGCGCCCGCCGTACTTGGCCGGAATGGCGCTTTTGTACAGCTCCACGCTCTGCAGCACGTCGGGGTTGAAGGCTGAGAAAAAGCCGAACAAGTGCGAGGGGTTGTAG
This DNA window, taken from Hymenobacter sp. 5317J-9, encodes the following:
- a CDS encoding T9SS type A sorting domain-containing protein, producing the protein MPLATGNPPLFCYGDTLSVSATGPGGAQFTWSGPAGVSFTPAVSGPGQRVQVQLPGSNFGDGDITVRVTAGNPALGCQASVPATQKIVLHRAPLTYATNPVRLQVGSDTGYNNGAPPSDYPGAPSYLPVQCNTPTYLRLYGQLLDYYGFPVSNFRWNVDGREPANSANQFTVLTPIGTSQGSQVCLIITNRCGADEYYCWQIPIYGDCSGGGGPIEPEPCVECGRQAPTAAYPNPADADLTVPVPAGAYGAVRLLNAQGRPVRQAPAHGSRVVFDVRALPNGLYYLEVPSAGAAPSRQQVQVQH
- a CDS encoding MG2 domain-containing protein; its protein translation is MRLIMWDSTSIRRAAAGLLAPALGLLATAPARAQADSLGGLTGQLSRFEQRDPHEKLYLHLDRPVYLSGETMWFKVYAAEGTHIRPLTLSSVAYVEVLDASHRPVLQAKVGLKNAVGQGAFPLPTSLPAGTYQVRAYTSWMQNFGPDTYFQTAVTVINTATASGSTGKDSAAYEARFFPEGGNLVRGLRSQVAVKVTDRAGRGVPAEGRVLDSKGRVVATFATQHRGMGRFAFTPAEGQQPYTAVLTLGNGRATALTRPLPRPYDSGYVLRLEETSPTQLTLTVSASSRQPETLYLLGHSRQQVALTHRLALADGQATYTFDKSQLLEGVSHLTLFTADRRPVCERLYFRPPTRHLALSARADKAQYGLREKVQVQLAAPGQAAPETASLSMAVYQLDSLNTTRPASIEEYLWLAADLKGDVEDAGYYFRETDPAARAAADNLMLTQGWSRWRWEDVLAPKPPALAFLPEPYGPVVTGQLTQNGRPVARAGVTAYLASPSRLLRLTNAESSADGRLRFELPAPVGPHDIVVQADPEQDSTSRIALLDPFSTRYATAALPAFGLMPAFEQDYARRHLQAQVQRVFTDRYRRYAPAQPVDSTAFFGRADESYLLDKYTRFKVMEEVLREYVPGVVVRIRKDGFHLLVTDRANKVLLEKNPMVLLDGVPVFDMNKVMAINPLKVQKLEVIDSRYLHGAAIYNGLMSLTTYKGDLEGYQPDARALVQQYEGVQRQREFYAPRYETAAEKTSRLPDLRNLLYWNPNLTLTGAETKPVEFYTGDQAGRFLVVLQGLSANGLAGSHSFVLDVKPAL
- a CDS encoding DUF4249 domain-containing protein, coding for MRASFLSIPFAVLLGLVLLGGCTDPYLPEAIQNPPSYLVVDGFVNSKGATAVRLSRTYAIGAKTAPPVETKATVFVEEEGGARYPLAESPAGTYTSPIRTLNPARKYRLRINTADGQQYASGFEAVNTTPRIDDFSWRATPEGLKLLISTHNNDPAATRFYRWDYEETWESIPVLIPSLEYRNLDPMPPGGLFPITTRFPLICWGNEKSTDIKLVNTTRLSQNAVRDYVVRELPTTSSRLRHLYSILVTQSAQSEAEYRYWELLKKNTENIGTLFDPQPVQLAGNVRCLTDEKDLALGFVGVHSVEQQRLFIRYLDLPNDWRISSGYDNCVPDTIRDPRLYIAYFGGPYNVPLAYGGGGVLGVDRRCVDCRLYGSTVKPSFWP
- a CDS encoding DUF4249 domain-containing protein; amino-acid sequence: MKPSHFVRLALLWGVWLLGGCTDPYLPEAVQNPPSYLVVDGFVNSRGVSTVRLSRTYAIGAKTTPPVETKATVFVEEEGGPRYPLTESPGGTYTSASRTLNPARRYRLTIRTQSGQDYASGFEAVRNTPRIDDFSWRAASDGLQLLISTHDAANATRFYRWEYEETWESIPVLIPTLEYRNLDPQPPGGLYPISASGRFPLICWGNEKSTDIKLVNTTRLTQDVVSNYVVRELPTTSSRLRHLYSILVTQSAQSEAEYRYWELLKKNTENIGTLFDPQPVQLIGNVRCLTDEKALALGFVGVHSVEQQRLFIRYADLPNDWRISSGYDNCVPDTIKKPEQYQAVFGGPQNVPLAYGSGGVLSIDRGCVDCRLYGTTVKPSFWP
- a CDS encoding TonB-dependent receptor; this translates as MKQTYSIVLLLLALLGLPVAASYAQQPEKTISGNFERVPFAQFASQVEAQTDFRFYFDPKSVDSLFVTARVQNQPLRAVLYQALQATNFRFAVDAQNRVFISARLGINPELPADFFKPQGTGAAVAEEEDDEPVVAGRSHLVSAAEFKVYEIGLGGTSGQATLAGHIRDSKTGEPVVGASIYSEQPNIGASTDQFGFYSLTLPVGRYNLKIRGVGIKNTKRQVVLRGNGKLEIEVEEDIVALKEVVVEAEKDKNVSSLQMGVEKLDIKTMRQVPTAFGETDILRVLMTLPGVKTVGEGSTGLNVRGGATDQNLILFNDAPIYNPSHLFGFFSAFNPDVLQSVELYKSAIPAKYGGRLSSVLEITTREGNKKKLSGSGGIGPLTSRVTLEGPLLKDRSSFIVSGRASYSDWLLKQLPNKQFSQSAASFYDVTAHLSHEFNEKNSVYATGYFSTDRFRLANDTTYHYVNQTATLKWRHNFTNQFYGVLTGTYSHYAYDVTSTNDLFTASQLKYAINQTNVRADFSYYPNSRHTIDFGASSQLYDVDPGSLLPQGDSSRVKPLVLAKEKGLESALYVSDRWDVTARFSVSVGLRYSLFQALGPRDVYRYAPGESRSEASITDTARYANNKVLATYHGPEYRLSARYSLSDNSSVKASYTRTRQYIHQLTNTASVSPTDIWKLSDANIRPQIGDQVSVGYYRNFKGNTIEASVETYYKSLRDFVDYKSGATLVLNPHIETDIINAQGKAYGVEVFVKKLTGKLNGWVSYTYSRSLVQVNTAVTSDMINGGNYYPSNFDKPHDVTLVGNYRLSRRFSTSLNFNYSTGRPITLPLAKYYINNALRVYYSDRNAYRVPDYYRVDLALNIEGSHKVKKLAHSSWTVGVYNLTGRRNPYSIYFRSSGGQIKGYQLSIFGAPIPTITYNFKF